The Treponema succinifaciens DSM 2489 region TTCCTGAGTTCGATTCAGGACATTTACAACAAGCGTATTGTTTATGATTATAAATCCTGCCACAAGAATAACAATTACACCCGCATTGAAAATTACACGCATCCAGTAAAGATACAAAGCTGTGCTTCCGGCGGCAGTTCTCCAGGCAACGGCACGCACTGGCCAGGAATTCTTTTTAAAAATTCTATTTAAATTTCCTATTGTCTTTTTTGAATTTTCACCTTGAGAAAGAGAGCAGACTACATAGTTCCAGGAAGAACTGTCAAAAATTTTTGGCTCTTCCAATGCAGGCTGAATTTCTTCAAACGGATTTTCGACAACAACTGCACCTACATCTTCAGCATCGTCAAAAAGAGATTCTATATCCAAATCGCTTTCAAGCAAATCTGTTTTTTCTTCTCCAATAAAGGAAGTGTCCGCAACAGATTCAGACATATCCATAAGCGAACGGACAGTAAAAGCATCGGCAAGAACAATTCTATCCAGCGTGGAATTTTCAACAGGATATTCATAAATGCAGGAAAGTTTTGCCGCGCGGATTCTAAAAGTCGGACCGTCAACAACAAGAAACTGAACTGTGTCTCCAATAGAGATATTCATTTCCTGCGCATATTTTTTTGAAAGCATCACGCCTCGTTCAGTATCTGAAAAAGGCGAGCCTTCAAGAATTTTTATAGCAGACATACAGTCCAAATACTTTGCGGCAGGAACTCCAAAAATCCATACAGGTGTTCTTTCCCCGTTAAATTCCAAAGCGGCTGTTCCCGTTACCTGCGGAACACTTTTTTCTATTTCAGGAATCGAATTCAGGCAGTCGGAAATTTCATTAAAAGGAACAAGCGTATTTATTTTTGTAAGAGTTCCCGTTACCGGAGTTTCGTCTCCAAAAAGGCTCAGCGGAATATCACTTTTAGGAAAAATCGCAAGGTCACCTGTAAAGCTTTTGGAAAAAACTTTTTCAATTCCGTTTTCTGTGCTGTCAAAAACTGAATTTATAACAGCCATGAGCATAACGGCAAACGCAATAAAAAGAACAATAACAAACGAGCTTTTTCTTGATACGATATTCTTAAAAGCCAAATAAAAAAGCATTTTCAGTCCCGGAAAAAAATTACAGCCGCCCCCCAAAATAAGAGCAACTGCATTATAACAGATTTTTCTATGCAATTCAATGAAGAAAAATTTTTGAGTCATGGCAAACGCATTATAAATGTATTCAGCATAAAACTGGCTCCCAGACACGGTTTTCTGGTTCAAAATCGCGCAATAATGCGCTACACGCTGATTGTTGCAAAGTAACTATAGAACTACCTGCTCATGCGGTCTCAACAATCAGAGTGTTTTTGACCCAGAAACCGTTCCTTCGCGCAAACTTTACTTAAATTATTTATAATGCGTTTGCCCTGCTTTTTGAGTTCTATAAAATCTATTTTATCTGGTTCAATGCGCTTACAACAGCGTCAACACCGGCGCGGCCAACGTTAGTCGATTTTCCAGCTCCCCAGTACTGGTTTCCGTCTTCGCACGTAATCTGTACATAGGCAACTGCGGAAGTATCGTTTCCTGTTCCAATACTATGCTCATGGAATGCCGTTATGCTGAACTTAGGAGCAGGAATTTCAGAAAGCGCGCCAGCAAATGCATCAAGAGGTCCGTTTCCAGTTTTTCCGATTGAATAGCGTTTTCCTTTCCATTCAACAACAGCGCGGCAAGAAGTAGACTCGGAATTTTCTTTTCCTTCAAGATGAGTTTCAGCCAAATCAACAATTGAAAGATTTCCTTTCGCTTCAAGCCAATGCTTAACAAAAAGATTGTAGATTTCAGACTTGTCAAGCTCACGCTGGGATTCATCGGCAGCTTTCTTTATCAGCTCGCCAAGAGCAGGATGCATTGCCTTTGGAAGACAAATTCCGTATTCCTGCTCAAGAATATAAGCCGCTCCGCCTTTTCCAGACTGGCTGTTGATTCTGATGATTCCCTCGTACTGCCTGCCAATGTCGTGCGGATCAATAAGAATGTAAGGTACATCCCAAAGCGCGTTTTTAGGCATTTTTGTGCGCGCAGCCATTCCTTTTCTAATTGCGTCCTGATGGCTTCCGCTGAACGCAGTAAACACAAGCTCGCCAACATAAGGAGTACGCGGATTTATTTCCATTTCCGTAAACTTTGTATAAAGCTCGCCGACGCTCTGAATGTCATGGAAATCAAGCTGAGGATCTATTCCCTGGCTGTACATATTCAATGCAACATTCACTATGTCTAGATTTCCTGTCCGCTCTCCATTTCCAAAAAGGCAGCCTTCAACTCTGTCTGCTCCGGCAAGCAAAGCTAGCTCGCAGGAAGCAACGCCAGTTCCACGGTCATTGTGGCAATGTGTGCTTATAATTATGTTCTGGCGGTCGGAAATATGCTCTGCAAAATATTCAATCGCATCCGCATAAACATTCGGCGTATAGCATTCAACAGTTGTCGGAAGATTCATAATAATTTTGTTGTCCGCAGAACAGCCCCATTCATTTTTTACAGCCTCGCAGACTTCAACCGCATAGTCAATTTCAGTATGTGAAAAACTTTCCGGGGAATATTCAAGGCGGATTCTTTTTCTGTCCTCGTCGGAAAGGCAGGACTTTATGCACTTTACGCCGTCAACCGCAATCTGCTTGATTTCTTCCTTGGATTTATTGAAAGTATATTTTCTCTGCGCAGGTGAAGTCGAATTATAAATATGGAAAATCGCCTGTTTGCAGCCCTTGAGAGATTCCATAGTTTTCTTTACAAGAGCCTCACGCGCCTGACACAAAACCTGAATCGTAACATCATCAGGAATATGATTTTCTTCAATAAGACGGCGGATAAATTCATATTCAGTGTCGCTTGAAGCAGGAAATCCAACTTCAATTTCTTTAAATCCAAGTTTTACAAGCAAATCAAAAAACGCAAGCTTTGTATCAATTCCCATTGGATTTACAAGAGCCTGATTTCCATCTCTTAAATCAACAGAACACCAGACCGGAGCCTTTGTTATTTTGTTTGAAGGCCACTTTCTGTTCGGAAGCTCAATGTCGCCAACGCGCGCATACTTTCCGTTCGGATTCATACTTGCATTCATAAATACCCCTTGTTTTATAAAAATACATTTTAATATAAAAAAAAGACCTGCCGCCAAACGACAGGTCTGTAATTTACAATAATAAGCAACTTACTAGCAACCGTCAGTCCGGCAAACAAAAGAGAAATCTAGTGCTAGTAGAAGAATTGGTTTTTTCATATGAATAGACTTTACAGCAAAGCATATAACGATGTCAAGAGAATGAAAATGAAATGTTTTCAAACATTTTCAAAAATTCCCAAAACAAAACTCAATGCATAAGCACAAAAAGCTTGTTCAGCGAATTTATAAAGTCTTCCGTTGACTCCTTTAGTTTTTTTAGGAACTCATCATCTCTTAAAGTTCCAAGCACAGCATTTTTTTCCTCTTCATTTCTAAATGTTATTGAGCGGAAATAATCTGTGAAATCTTTTTCGCGTATAGAAATCGAAGACTCAAGCATATTCATTGCAACAAAAGCAACGTCCTGCAAAATATTTTCAAAGTCGCCGGCATTAAATTCTGTAATTTTCTTGGAATAAAGAAATTCTATTATATAAACGGAATAGCGCGCCTTATATTCTGTGTAGTTTTTCTGGCAATCATCGTAATAAGCGTGAACTTGCTGCCAATTGTTTATACAATGCGATTTTATTTTTTCAAAAAGCCCTTCAACTTTTTCTTCTGGAATCAACTGGCCGCCAACATTGTACCATTTCGTATAAAGCGGAATTTTTTCAATTTCAGAAAAATCAGTCTGACAAAGACTTTCGCGGTTGTTTTTTAAAACATATTCCATCAAACTTTCAGCCGCAAAATACTTTAAAACACGGCGGTATTCCTTGTAGCCTTGCGCAGGCTTGTAAATAATCGCTCCGAATTTTTTCTGGCAACGGTCATCAGTAAGAAGAAATTTTGAATCTGGATTCTGATGAAGATAATCTTTTGCAATCTGAAGAAGCGAAGCGGAATCCTTTGCAGACTTTGCAAGCTCCCGGAATTTTTCAAGAAGCTCAGGATAGGAATTTTCCTTTGTCATTTTCCGGCAGTCATCAGACGGAAGCTTTAAATATCTTGAAGTAAGTTCAACAAGCCTGTTAACAGAAAAAATAATTTCCTGCACAGTATCCGGGGCAAGAGGATTCGTTTCAATGTGCTGAACTTTTATAAACCTTTTGTCGCGCGCCTGAAATTTATATTTATTACGCACAATTGCAAACATATTATGCAAAAACCAGTAAGCAGGAATAATATGAACAGTGCAGTCTTCGTAGCTTGGAGCAACCAAAGAAAATGGATAAGTTATATTCAGCTCATTTACATAGCTACCTTTTGAAGCAAGAACAAATGAAGCGAATTTTGAATCAAACTTAAAATCCGAGCAAAGTCCAGGCCAGAATCCACGGCCAGCAATCATCTCGCAGTCAGGACTTCTTGAATTGTGGTTAGAACCAATTGTCGCCGCAGAAGCTATATTGCTCTGCCCCATTACAGTTGAAGCAATCAGGAATGAAGAATTGTGATGCTGCTCATGGAAAGGAAAAATCAAGTTATTTAAAAGCTCGCAGCATGAAACTGTAGAATTGTCTCCAAGCACAGAATTTAAAAGACGTGCGCCGTATTTCAAGTGGCAGTTTCTTCCAATGACAAAACGGACTGCTATAGCCTGATAAAAAACATGGCTTCCAAAGCCCATTATTCCATTGACCATCTCCACGCCTTCTCCAATCTGGCTAGGCTCGTCCTCCGAAGAAAGAATTGTAATGTTTTTAAGCTTTAGAGCGCCTTTTATGTAAGCGCATGAACAGATCTTCACATCTTTTAAAAGCGTTGAATTTTTTATGACAACATCATCTTCTACAATTCCATAAGTTCCAAGCTCTTTTGATTTTCCAAATTCAGTGAGTTCAACAAAACGCTGCATAAGTTCTTTATCTTCACGGAATCTTGACCATAAAAAAGCATCAGCCGGAATCATATCAGTAAAAGGAAGAACTGCACGCCGGTTATTTTCGTTGCCAACGCCAATCCAAATTCTATTTGACTCAGGCTCGCCTTCTTTTAAAAGTCCCTCTCCAAATTTTGAATGTTCCGTGCACGACATTTCCATTATATTGAAGAGAATTACACGAGAGCCGATTTTGTAGTTTTCAAGATACCTTACATTTTGAACAGCGCAATTATCACCAATGCAAACATTCTTTAAATTTGAACTGTAAATTCCTGTCCGAAGCTTTAAATCATGGAACGAAATTTCAGAATCGAAAAGTTCTCCAATAATAACAGTTCCAGAAAAATCGCTCTGGCGGATTTGCGACGGATTAAATTTCCCATATTCAGAGCTTACAAAAAAATTTTTCCATTCAGAATCGGACGAAGAATTCCCATTTTTTTCTAGAATTGCAATTTCTTCAGATGTTGGGTTTCTCTTTCCCTTTATAAAATCAGGATTTATTTTTTTTAAATTATCTATTTTAGAAGATGGAATTATCTTTAGCATAAATTCTATTATATACGACAAGTCAATAAAAGCCAAGAAATATTTCAATTGGAAAAAACAAACATGAATGTTATAATGAAAACATGGTAAAAAAGATCTTCTTATGCGCAGCATTTTTTTTCTGTATTAACTTTGTTTTTTCCCAGGCCGAATCAGAAAAGGAAAACAAGCCGGAGCTAAGCATTTCAACACTTCAAAACGGACTCACAGTTTTTATACTTCCTGATGAAACAAGCGCGCTTTTAAATATTGAACTTGTTGTAAAAGCAGGTTTTTCAAGCCAGACTTCATCCACCGCGGGATTTTTTCCTTTATACACAAGGCTTTTTTCAAAATCAGAAAAAGCAAAAGAAATCTTAAAAGCGTTTTCGATACAGTCAGAATGCAATGCGGATTCTTCTATGTTCAAAGCAAAAGTTCCGCCTGAAAATTTAAAGATTTATCTGGAACAAATTGCACAATGCGCTGCTTCTCCAAATTTCAGCGACAAAGACATTGAAGATGAGCTTTCGCAAATGAAAACAGAAAGCCTTGCATATTCAAAAAGCACAACAGGATTTATAAACAGCGCAATTGACTCGCGGATCTTTTACAAAGAACCTTGGAAACATGATTCTGGAATTTATCCGGCAATTTTTTCAGGCTACAATGCAAAACAAGCAAGAGCAATTTTATATAATTTTGTTTCAAAAGAATTTTATACGCCATACAACAGCGCGCTTTTTATCACTGGAAATATAACAGAAAAAAAGGCTCTGGAAATTTCTCAGGAAGCATTTAAAGACTGGAATTCCAAAAGCACAGATTCAGTCTTTGAAAAATTCAAAACTGAAAATTCGCAGCAACGCAAAAGTAAAAAATTTGTTCTTGTAGCAAATGAGTTTTCTTCGGAGCTTACACAGATTGTTGTTCAATACACTTCACTGTCTCAAAACCAGGCGGATATTTTGTCATGCGCTTTCAACAATGAAAAATCAAAATATAAAACAATGGTTCCGCAAATTCCAGAACTAAATATAAGAAGCGCAGATTTTATAACAGCAGCCTCCGCAATAAAAAATGGAAACGCAAGATTTATTTTGCAAGCATTAATCGAAGAACCTCCGAAAGGAAAAAACATTGCAGACCAAGCGCAGACTTTTTTAGCCGGAACAGCGGAATGCGCAAATCTTACCGAAGATGAAATGAAACTTGCACAAAATGAATTAATAAAAAAATACCAAGAACTTGAAGGAAATTCCAGCAATTTAATTTACAAACTTGCAGAATTCTGGGCAATGAATAAATTTGAAACACCTGAAACTTTTTACCAGAACTTTGAGGAATCCGTTTTTCAAGTAGAAAATGAAACATCAGAAAATATTTCAAAAGCAATTTTAAATGAAGAACCTTATATTTTTTTGCTCGTAAACAACACTGTTTATAAAAAGAACAAAAAATCATTTGATGAACATGGATATGAACTTGCAACACAAGAAAACGCCTCTTGGTACACAAATGAACTTCTTGCAAAAAAAGCAAAGCAAGAAATGCAAAAGGCACTTGAAAAATCCAAAGCAAATAAAAACCCAACGATAGAAATAAGACCTGCAGATTACTTTTACTTTAACAGCATAGAATCCATAAAACATCAAGAATTAAAAAATGGAATTCCTGTGTCAGTTAAAGAAAATCCAAAGTCAAAAACTGTCGCAGTTTGCATTTCAATTTCAGGCGGAAAATTGGCATCCCCAGAATCAGAAAAAAGTTTAAGAGCTGTTTTAATTTCCGCAGTTGCAAAAAATTCTAAAATAGTAAAAATAACAAGTCAAACAGACGAAACGATTTCATACATTTTATTTGAAGTCTTCAAAGAAGAACTAGAAAATGCACTCAAAAAGATTTCAGACGCACTGATTTATGAAACAGTTACTCCAGTGCAGGGAGACTTGCTTTTTAGAGAAGAAGGATATGAACAGAGACTGAAAAACGCAGATTTAGGTTTTCAAATGAAATCAAACGCTCTTGCATATCTTTACCGTTCAACTCCATTCAGCAAAATTTTTAGAATAGAAGAAAAAGAACGCAACGCTTCGTCATACCAAGCATTGCTCTTAGAATACACAAAACTTTTGGACGCTTCATTGTACTCAATTGTAATTTGCGGCGATATTGAATTTAATAAAGCCATAAAATATTGCCAAGACACATTTGAAATTTTAAAGGAACAATCCGAACGAAAAGAACTTGAACTTCCAAAACCATCATTCAAAAACAAAGAAAGAAAAGTCCAGCTCAAGCATATTTACACAACGGATCTTCCTGCAAAACTTGCACCCAAAGAATCTCCAAGACTTGTTCCAACAAAAAACTTTTTTGATCCGGCGCAGATTTATTTTAAATCGCCATACAATACAGAT contains the following coding sequences:
- a CDS encoding ABC transporter permease — translated: MTQKFFFIELHRKICYNAVALILGGGCNFFPGLKMLFYLAFKNIVSRKSSFVIVLFIAFAVMLMAVINSVFDSTENGIEKVFSKSFTGDLAIFPKSDIPLSLFGDETPVTGTLTKINTLVPFNEISDCLNSIPEIEKSVPQVTGTAALEFNGERTPVWIFGVPAAKYLDCMSAIKILEGSPFSDTERGVMLSKKYAQEMNISIGDTVQFLVVDGPTFRIRAAKLSCIYEYPVENSTLDRIVLADAFTVRSLMDMSESVADTSFIGEEKTDLLESDLDIESLFDDAEDVGAVVVENPFEEIQPALEEPKIFDSSSWNYVVCSLSQGENSKKTIGNLNRIFKKNSWPVRAVAWRTAAGSTALYLYWMRVIFNAGVIVILVAGFIIINNTLVVNVLNRTQEIGTLRAQGASRVFVSLQCMAETFMLTITAGILGCILGAVCTAALSSMNIEFKNVFLIQLFGTDHLVVSTSFSIMCKSMLLSVLLGLLGWIYPVRTALKVNPVQAMQGAV
- a CDS encoding 2-isopropylmalate synthase: MNASMNPNGKYARVGDIELPNRKWPSNKITKAPVWCSVDLRDGNQALVNPMGIDTKLAFFDLLVKLGFKEIEVGFPASSDTEYEFIRRLIEENHIPDDVTIQVLCQAREALVKKTMESLKGCKQAIFHIYNSTSPAQRKYTFNKSKEEIKQIAVDGVKCIKSCLSDEDRKRIRLEYSPESFSHTEIDYAVEVCEAVKNEWGCSADNKIIMNLPTTVECYTPNVYADAIEYFAEHISDRQNIIISTHCHNDRGTGVASCELALLAGADRVEGCLFGNGERTGNLDIVNVALNMYSQGIDPQLDFHDIQSVGELYTKFTEMEINPRTPYVGELVFTAFSGSHQDAIRKGMAARTKMPKNALWDVPYILIDPHDIGRQYEGIIRINSQSGKGGAAYILEQEYGICLPKAMHPALGELIKKAADESQRELDKSEIYNLFVKHWLEAKGNLSIVDLAETHLEGKENSESTSCRAVVEWKGKRYSIGKTGNGPLDAFAGALSEIPAPKFSITAFHEHSIGTGNDTSAVAYVQITCEDGNQYWGAGKSTNVGRAGVDAVVSALNQIK
- a CDS encoding M16 family metallopeptidase codes for the protein MVKKIFLCAAFFFCINFVFSQAESEKENKPELSISTLQNGLTVFILPDETSALLNIELVVKAGFSSQTSSTAGFFPLYTRLFSKSEKAKEILKAFSIQSECNADSSMFKAKVPPENLKIYLEQIAQCAASPNFSDKDIEDELSQMKTESLAYSKSTTGFINSAIDSRIFYKEPWKHDSGIYPAIFSGYNAKQARAILYNFVSKEFYTPYNSALFITGNITEKKALEISQEAFKDWNSKSTDSVFEKFKTENSQQRKSKKFVLVANEFSSELTQIVVQYTSLSQNQADILSCAFNNEKSKYKTMVPQIPELNIRSADFITAASAIKNGNARFILQALIEEPPKGKNIADQAQTFLAGTAECANLTEDEMKLAQNELIKKYQELEGNSSNLIYKLAEFWAMNKFETPETFYQNFEESVFQVENETSENISKAILNEEPYIFLLVNNTVYKKNKKSFDEHGYELATQENASWYTNELLAKKAKQEMQKALEKSKANKNPTIEIRPADYFYFNSIESIKHQELKNGIPVSVKENPKSKTVAVCISISGGKLASPESEKSLRAVLISAVAKNSKIVKITSQTDETISYILFEVFKEELENALKKISDALIYETVTPVQGDLLFREEGYEQRLKNADLGFQMKSNALAYLYRSTPFSKIFRIEEKERNASSYQALLLEYTKLLDASLYSIVICGDIEFNKAIKYCQDTFEILKEQSERKELELPKPSFKNKERKVQLKHIYTTDLPAKLAPKESPRLVPTKNFFDPAQIYFKSPYNTDEDVEIFNSLLSMLCTEIQSVLGNEISCKAEEASIKIPVGIIQADELKRTGIFFDAYKIAREKLIKELSEEKYKNWTCEKIKIQWKQKNLSATQTNSGTAKAMAIFQKKEQYLTNYLYIENSTPQDFLDAMEKYFPAEPLMKVYSADSKK
- a CDS encoding DUF4954 family protein, which encodes MLKIIPSSKIDNLKKINPDFIKGKRNPTSEEIAILEKNGNSSSDSEWKNFFVSSEYGKFNPSQIRQSDFSGTVIIGELFDSEISFHDLKLRTGIYSSNLKNVCIGDNCAVQNVRYLENYKIGSRVILFNIMEMSCTEHSKFGEGLLKEGEPESNRIWIGVGNENNRRAVLPFTDMIPADAFLWSRFREDKELMQRFVELTEFGKSKELGTYGIVEDDVVIKNSTLLKDVKICSCAYIKGALKLKNITILSSEDEPSQIGEGVEMVNGIMGFGSHVFYQAIAVRFVIGRNCHLKYGARLLNSVLGDNSTVSCCELLNNLIFPFHEQHHNSSFLIASTVMGQSNIASAATIGSNHNSRSPDCEMIAGRGFWPGLCSDFKFDSKFASFVLASKGSYVNELNITYPFSLVAPSYEDCTVHIIPAYWFLHNMFAIVRNKYKFQARDKRFIKVQHIETNPLAPDTVQEIIFSVNRLVELTSRYLKLPSDDCRKMTKENSYPELLEKFRELAKSAKDSASLLQIAKDYLHQNPDSKFLLTDDRCQKKFGAIIYKPAQGYKEYRRVLKYFAAESLMEYVLKNNRESLCQTDFSEIEKIPLYTKWYNVGGQLIPEEKVEGLFEKIKSHCINNWQQVHAYYDDCQKNYTEYKARYSVYIIEFLYSKKITEFNAGDFENILQDVAFVAMNMLESSISIREKDFTDYFRSITFRNEEEKNAVLGTLRDDEFLKKLKESTEDFINSLNKLFVLMH